taaaataaatgtttaaatatatcaATTGTATTACagatttgaaataaattatttaaatgattgtttttattttttgtaatactatttaggTTAACATagagataataataaaagaggttaaacaaaaaaatagataattttttacaaaaattacgATAATCCAAACGAGGACGTTTAAATTTAGAAAGAATTGCTATTTGCACTCTTCTATACTCTTCACACCTCCATTCCACATTTAAATATCTAAACTACCCTTTGTTAAGTCACACTCTCATCCTTATcacttttttattcttattctgCATTATATTCTTGTTTATTTCTTGGTTTGTATCTCATCTCCGAATAAGTAAGAACAACCATAAATAAGAGAGATGGAAAAGATGCGAAAGGGTATAgagatgtttaaaaaataaaataaagagatgGGATTGAGAACGAAAATCTCTCATATTTGACTCTTAAACATATCCTACGACAATATTTGGTAACAATATTAGttgtttgaaattattttagagTCATTGTAGTCTAACTTGCATTCACATGCTTTTGAAAATAATGCGGTCGAGGTTTAGGagatatgtatttattatttgtgttCCATTTtacgttaattattttaacaattttattgcAAACAACAAAAAGATGATATATAATCAAAAGAATTTCACATTAATTTGAATGCAATCATTACAcgatcaaatatatatatatatatatatatatatagatagatagataatCTACAAAGAAACAAATGAAAGAGATTTCTAAGAGTAGCCTCCATTAGGATCAAGATTTCGAATCTTGGCTCATTTTCATTTGTCGCTTCTTGAACTTAGTAAGAACAAAACATGCAAGATGACAACCAAATAGATGGAAGCAGCCTCGTCCGAATCGTGAAGATTGTAACTTAGAGATGATACATTCAGATCCTTATTCAAAGAACTTGTACAACAAATTAGATGCTTAACTCTGCTCCAAATGGAACTTGACTTTATTCCACAATGAATACTATAACCTGAAAGCAAAAGTAAaagttttcaatattttcaagATCCATAAATGAACGTCAAACAGATACTTTTCAATATATTTGGATTAATAACTTACATGACTTGTAGTCAATTTTGCTTAATTCGAAGCTTAATGGTAGATGGGTGGTGGAGGAGATTTGTAATAGTAGGGAGTATGAGGATCGGGAGATGGTGGAGGAGGACTCTTGTAGTAATAAGGAGGGGGTGGAGAAGGTGATGGAGGTGGAGGTGACTTGTAGTAGTAGGGTGGCGGTGGTGAaggagatggtggtggtggtgactTGTAATAGTAAGGAGGTGGCGGTGAAGGATCTGGTGGTGGAGGTGATTTGTAGTAGTAGGGAGGTGGTGGCGATGGGGATGGTGGTGGAGGTGACTTGTAGTAATATGGAGGTGGTGGTGAGGGGGATGGTGGAGGAGGTGACTTGTAATAGTAGGGAGGTGGTGGTGACGGATCTGGTGGTGGAGGTGACTTGTAGTAgtagggtggtggtggtgatggagatggtggTGGAGGAGACTTGTAGTAGTAAGGAGGTGGTGGTGATGGGGATGGTGGGGGAGGAGACTTGTAGTAGTATGCAGGAGGTGGTGATGGATCTGGTGGAGGAGGTGATTTGTAGTAGTAGGGAGGtggtggtgatggagatggtggTGGAGGTGATTTGTAATAGTAAGGTGGAGGAGGGGATGGTGAGGGTGGAGGAGGGCTCTTGTAGTAGTAAGGAGGATAATATGGATCCTTGGGAGGAGGAGGTGGAGATTTATAGTAgtagggtggtggtggagatgGTGATGGTGGAGGTGGGCTCTTGTAGTAGTAAGGAGGATAGTATGGATCCTTGGGAGGAGGAGGTGGAGATTTATAATAGTAGGGTGGAggtggtgatggtgatggtggAGGTGGGCTCTTGTAGTAGTAAGGAGGATAATATGGATCCTTAGTGGGAGGAGGTGGAGATTTGTAGTAGTATGATGGTGGAGGTGGTGATTTGTAGTAGTATGAtggtggaggtggtggtggtgactTATAGTAATAAGGAGGGTATGAGTGTGAGGGTGAAGGTGGAGGGGGAGAGTTGTAGTAGTATGGTTTGTGTGAATGCTTGTGTTTCTCACAATCATATGGTTTTTCTGGAGCATAAGCAAATGGCTTAGCCTTCAGAACAACTTCGTACTTATCCTTTGACTTCAACTCCAACTTGGTTCCCTCGTTAAGCTTGGTGGGTATGTTGCAACGTGAGCCCTTAGGAGGAGCATGGAGTTTGGCCTTGCAGACTGTGCTTCCATATTTAACATAGTCAAATCCGTCAACAGTGACGCTGTATTTTCCGTTGTTCTTAGTTTTACCGTAAGCTGTTATGGTCTTGCTACCAACTTCACAGGTCACTTCGACCGTGGCACCTAAGGTGAAAAATGCATGAATTTCACAGTTAAAACACAAATCAATGTAACATATAACAGAagattacattttaattttaattttaaaggaagtttttattttgtgaatacAAAATGAGACAATAAGAtgttatttcttttcatttttatactgTATTAATGCACATGTATATGGAAAATTTAGGGAAAAAAAGTTTTAACGAAAAGTGTTTTCTAAAATGTAGTGAAATATGACTTAAAGATGTTCTTGTAAAGTGTAGATAGTCACATACAACACGATCAatataaaaataggaaaatgagTTTgactaagaaaaataaatgaaaggaAGATAATGTcatagataaaatatttttaaaaagtacagTTAAATATTGCCAAACAATGACACGTTTGAGtggaaaattatataaatattgctATTGTCAAAGtctcataataaattaataataatgataataaataataataataataatataaaagtaatgtttgcaCCTTCGAGGGCTTTCTTGTTGTGCGATTTCTGAGGGTATTTCCAGTCATAGCATCTGTAACAATAGACTTTACCGACAACCTTAACGATCAATGAGTGGTGATACGGGTGAGGGTGAGGATATGCAACCGGGGGAGAGTAGTAAGGCTTGGGAGATGGTGGAGGTGGAGACTTGTAGTAGTAAGGCTTAGGAGACGGTGGAGGAGGAGATTTGTAGTAGTAAGGCACGTGTGGAGGGTATGGTGAAGGAGGTGGAGGAGACTTGTAGTAGTAAGGATCATGGGGTGGTGACTTTTCAGGTGGGGGAGGAGACTTGTAGTAGTATGGTGGGGGTGGTGACGGTGAAGGAGGTGGTGGGGACTTGTAGTAGTAAGGATCATAGGGTGGAGACTTTTTAGGTGGGGGAGGAGACTTGTAGTAGTATGGTGGGGGTGGTGACGGTGAAGGAGGTGGTGGGGACTTGTAGTAGTAAGGATCATAGGGTGGAGACTTTTTAGGTGGGGGAGGGGACTTATAGTAGTATGGTGGGGGTGGTGACGGTGAAGGTGGTGGTGGGGACTTGTAGTAGTAAGGATCATATGGTGGTGATTTTTTAGGTGGGGGAGGGGACTTGTAGTAGTATGGTGGGGGTGGCGACGGTGAAGGTGGTGGTGGGGATTTGTAGTAGTAAGGTGGTGGAGGTGAAGGAGAGGGTGGAGGAGGAGATTTGTATTGGTAATACGGATCCTTGTGTTgatatggtggtggtggtggtgactTATAGTAGTAAGGTGGTGGAGGTGAGGGAGAGGGTGGTGGGGGAGATTTATAGTAGTAAGGAGGTGGAGGAGAGGGAGAGGGTGGTGGAGGAGACTTGTAGTAGTATGGGGGTGGAGGGGATGGGTCTGGGGGAGGGGGAGATTTGTAGTAGTATGGTGGTGGAGGAGATGGGGAAGGTGGTGGAGGAGATTTGTAGTAATATGGTGGCGGAGGTGAGGGAGAAGGTGGTGGAGGAGACTTGTATTGATAATGTGGATCCTTGTACTCATAAGGAGGTGGAGGTGACGGTGAAGGAGGCGGTGGAGAGCTGTAGACATACGGTGGTGGCGGAGGTGGTGAATGAGTGTAAGCATCAGCAGCGACGGATGCTACATTGAAGGAAACAAGAACAATGGCCAATGCAATGGCCATTTGAGGCCTAAGTCGACCCTTACTAGGGCCGTAGCTACCGGCGGTCATGAGTAGAAGGAGCACCCTCCGACCAATGTTTATGGTAAGATATGATCCTTGATGATTCAGTGATGATTAAGAAAGCTACATCAAATGCATATTTATACTGAAATGTCTCATACAGTGTTGAGACCGTCTTATAATTTTAATGCTTAAATGAAGCTTCCCCAGCTGGCCCTGTGACTTTTTAAGAACAATATcttaattcaattttcttatttttctccatATGGCTCCATTTCAACTAActcgtttttaaaaaatttaaactccAACAACTCATTTAACTATTAAATCACCCTTTTGATCTACTCTATACAATATAAGCAAAAAGCCTCCCAAATAATGCTACTCTCTTATCATTACTCAGTTGCCTCTCTTGACtcagaaaattcaaaatgcttttttcatctttttcattttcttttcttcttgttttctaTTGCTTTTTGTTTAGAGGAACGTAATAAAGTTAATACGGTATCGTGATCATTTGATTTGTTGAAGATATTGCAGGCAGCAACCCTAACAACCTTCTGAATAATAATGTACATGTGTTGCTAATTGCGGGGCTACACGaagataaaagtataaaaattacaacataGGAATGATATTATTAACTTTGAGAAAATCAATCAATGGCTATATATGTATCTAATTAGCAGTAagatttaaatagttttatttacaCGATATAAATATAGTACTTGATAAATGAGTGTCGGCTTTGTAGAAAAAGGGACGCAACTTTTTCAAAAGTGAAACGTATATGCACACGGAATTAATGGAAGTTAGAATGTACAttcatctaataaaataataaacagttttacataatataatttttattagatattcTAATGCATGTGATGCGCTTATGAAATTATTATAGCTCCAGTTGCACTTGCAcagattattatatattaaacaaatattctTTTACCAAAACTAAGTCTACATTGTGTGATTAAGCAGTGTTAATCAGaacaaactattttttattataacgggaagaaaaaaaatgcgcgaatgaaataataattgttttatacattaattatcCTAAATCATAGATAAGACTTACTTTAAGTGATCTACAATTCAAATTTGCATATGTCCCCATGTGCTTTTAGCTACCATTGTACCATGCATGTTGTAATTAAGAACCTTGTTATTGCTTTTCTTACAtctctttcttttgttcttaATTGCAGTCAATGGCGTGTAATATTACGTCTCTAAACTGAAGTCTAGATGTTTCATTGAATTTGTGGGGATTGTTGgagaaataaataatcaatatatttgatttggaattttttttaaattcaactccataattaaatattatatttcagaAGAATAATGTGATAGTGGCAAAAAAGTGGATGGGGTGTCGTTCATAACTCCTTTTTTATgcttattataatatttatatagtaCAGGATCTATctatattatatgataaaattagata
This sequence is a window from Vigna angularis cultivar LongXiaoDou No.4 chromosome 2, ASM1680809v1, whole genome shotgun sequence. Protein-coding genes within it:
- the LOC108321686 gene encoding extensin-2, with amino-acid sequence MTAGSYGPSKGRLRPQMAIALAIVLVSFNVASVAADAYTHSPPPPPPYVYSSPPPPSPSPPPPYEYKDPHYQYKSPPPPSPSPPPPYYYKSPPPPSPSPPPPYYYKSPPPPDPSPPPPYYYKSPPPPSPSPPPPYYYKSPPPPSPSPPPPYYYKSPPPPPYQHKDPYYQYKSPPPPSPSPPPPYYYKSPPPPSPSPPPPYYYKSPPPPKKSPPYDPYYYKSPPPPSPSPPPPYYYKSPPPPKKSPPYDPYYYKSPPPPSPSPPPPYYYKSPPPPKKSPPYDPYYYKSPPPPSPSPPPPYYYKSPPPPEKSPPHDPYYYKSPPPPSPYPPHVPYYYKSPPPPSPKPYYYKSPPPPSPKPYYSPPVAYPHPHPYHHSLIVKVVGKVYCYRCYDWKYPQKSHNKKALEGATVEVTCEVGSKTITAYGKTKNNGKYSVTVDGFDYVKYGSTVCKAKLHAPPKGSRCNIPTKLNEGTKLELKSKDKYEVVLKAKPFAYAPEKPYDCEKHKHSHKPYYYNSPPPPSPSHSYPPYYYKSPPPPPPSYYYKSPPPPSYYYKSPPPPTKDPYYPPYYYKSPPPPSPSPPPPYYYKSPPPPPKDPYYPPYYYKSPPPPSPSPPPPYYYKSPPPPPKDPYYPPYYYKSPPPPSPSPPPPYYYKSPPPPSPSPPPPYYYKSPPPPDPSPPPAYYYKSPPPPSPSPPPPYYYKSPPPPSPSPPPPYYYKSPPPPDPSPPPPYYYKSPPPPSPSPPPPYYYKSPPPPSPSPPPPYYYKSPPPPDPSPPPPYYYKSPPPPSPSPPPPYYYKSPPPPSPSPPPPYYYKSPPPPSPDPHTPYYYKSPPPPIYH